The Punica granatum isolate Tunisia-2019 chromosome 4, ASM765513v2, whole genome shotgun sequence genome has a window encoding:
- the LOC116203636 gene encoding uncharacterized protein LOC116203636, protein MKSWHCNGESSSLSSNLSAFAPPFTVSPFAPSPGSNPYEPLLGLPSNSSLSSCMGPNPHMSASDWAPNLAGQDFDSMNYLGGHEYPPQAVVPEVTQPFSYGQLSDGLRTNVDEVRPYYPQYYYSKVEPEEPSAFTNHPGWDGRYYDKNQVVSGLDCPVHVGETFSDTASREQHELVKLEGGYCPEQGNAADSHSYMNQGTRPLGFGIHAEASNDVNLLERGKLDGPKCQGAADTKFSLPNNSEFTAMTCPTTLDLKYSPLLPAAHPEAPPLDLFLDLRKDTMKHNNIVQKCMRQSGSSPGDENWDAVFPALSTRPPASAPVIEVLSGNHGNGSLSASGHFSGSTVCSVRDTDAAKDSERDILFDVAQSRYGHGRGDGTFGILKDEDFRSEKAFSNDASVHLVRENPRLQVPCTNVYGPNASSFEAFSHFNHSLDSPCWKGVPIGHFGSSFDPSVVPPKHLSGFKEFNDLNPQRHQVSAHNAESASKFSSQRLNEAMLQIDNRSSERKSMFHQEQPCVFNPSATEQNFHDALEIGSPHLRQKDAHFNELTSDCSFELPRNKPNSSENELNPEERKLSGHEGLDTGRNISDDSNNGFSDVSVRCVEHVLSSPPTLEATKHSEWSREELTARVDVSMVVRMMHNLSELLMTCSSSGACNLKEQDCEVLKNVTNNLIIFCLENRHLATTRNSNEPKTTFVPDGVFLGEFPGVHATLVEVKRPELLGEVHDGQGKPLPVLIPPFVGREKNHRAVPNNPDKTSSDFSVLINQSNVIRDDKMIQSGVVEEQQVSGDSGKPDGLNNNSEQHCNVPDRIYESSSDHTSVSVLPNNIRDDKMTQAIKMILEENFHEEDEAEPQVQLFKNLWLEAEAALCSMNYRARYDRLKFEMEKSKAQNEKAPSKNTIAVEELLDSGVSANLGIDKKTADDASKNHENMDISAQKFSLENDVMARFNILKDRDSKSNLESALDGEDLASHKVSYDLNEADEVASGTCESPASPVPTISPVKGSANPADNMDSSIFSRLSILKQREENPSLVVNLEPDLSQHNSGRSLVGREDSMGASVWGRLSILKQREEHSSSSEVEVKKPSEGVNLESSVLSRLNILKQRDDNLSSMGWDCTPPDVNLESVVKKDYFPSIGETTDTKKDFSSGFINYGVPESQRTGGCENPMHAARICDFSSSSDWEHVLKEEV, encoded by the exons ATGAAGAGCTGGCACTGTAATGGAGAATCGTCCTCCTTGTCATCGAATTTATCGGCTTTCGCGCCGCCCTTTACTGTCAGCCCCTTTGCGCCCAGCCCTGGTTCGAACCCTTATGAACCTCTCCTCGGGTTACCCTCCAATTCGTCCCTGAGCAGTTGTATGGGCCCGAACCCACACATGTCGGCATCCGATTGGGCGCCGAACTTGGCGGGCCAAGACTTCGATTCCATGAACTACCTTGGTGGGCATGAATACCCGCCCCAAGCTGTTGTTCCCGAAGTGACCCAGCCTTTTTCGTATGGCCAGTTATCGGATGGGCTGAGAACTAATGTCGATGAAGTGAGACCTTACTATCCTCAGTACTACTACTCCAAGGTCGAGCCTGAGGAGCCCTCGGCATTCACTAATCATCCTGGCTGGGATGGCCGATATTATGACAAGAATCAGGTGGTGTCAGGACTGGACTGTCCGGTCCATGTGGGCGAAACTTTCAGTGATACAGCTAGCAGAGAGCAGCATGAACTGGTTAAACTCGAGGGAGGTTACTGCCCTGAACAGGGAAATGCTGCTGATTCCCATAGCTATATGAACCAAG GAACTCGTCCACTAGGCTTTGGCATTCATGCGGAAGCTTCTAATGATGTCAATCTGTTGGAAAGGGGAAAGCTTGATGGTCCTAAATGTCAAGGAGCAGCAGATACGAAGTTCTCCCTTCCAAACAATTCGGAGTTCACAGCCATGACTTGTCCAACAACATTGGACTTAAAATACTCACCACTGCTACCAGCAGCACACCCTGAGGCACCACCTCTAGATCTTTTCCTGGATTTGAGAAAGGATACCATGAAGCACAACAACATCGTTCAGAAATGCATGAGACAGTCTGGTTCTAGTCCAGGTGATGAGAATTGGGATGCTGTTTTCCCTGCTCTTTCTACTAGACCACCAGCTTCTGCCCCTGTTATTGAAGTTCTTTCTGGAAATCATGGCAATGGCAGTCTTTCTGCTAGTGGACACTTCAGTGGTAGTACTGTTTGCAGTGTAAGGGATACTGATGCTGCAAAAGATTCTGAAAGAGATATtctctttgatgtagcacagAGTAGGTATGGCCACGGAAGAGGTGATGGCACTTTCGGCATATTAAAAGATGAAGATTTTCGGAGTGAAAAAGCTTTTTCCAATGATGCATCAGTTCATCTGGTTAGGGAAAATCCCAGACTTCAAGTCCCTTGTACCAATGTTTATGGTCCCAATGCAAGTTCTTTCGAGGCTTTCAGCCATTTTAACCATTCACTGGATTCGCCATGCTGGAAAGGAGTACCAATTGGACATTTTGGCTCTTCTTTTGATCCTTCAGTTGTCCCTCCAAAACATCTTTCAGGATTCAAGGAGTTTAATGATTTGAATCCCCAGAGGCATCAAGTTTCTGCTCACAATGCCGAATCTGCCTCAAAATTCTCCTCCCAAAGACTTAATGAAGCCATGCTACAAATTGACAATCGGTCCTCAGAAAGGAAATCAATGTTCCATCAGGAGCAACCTTGTGTTTTTAATCCATCGGCCACAGAACAGAACTTTCATGATGCTTTGGAGATCGGTTCCCCCCATTTGAGACAGAAAGATGCTCATTTTAATGAGTTAACCAGTGATTGTAGCTTTGAACTTCCCCGGAACAAACCAAATAGCTCTGAAAATGAACTGAACCCTGAGGAAAGGAAACTATCTGGGCATGAGGGATTGGACACAGGGCGGAATATAAGTGATGACTCTAATAACGGCTTTTCTGATGTCTCAGTCCGATGTGTGGAACATGTCTTGAGTTCTCCTCCTACATTGGAGGCTACCAAGCACAGTGAATGGTCCAGGGAAGAGTTGACTGCAAGAGTAGATGTCTCGATGGTGGTTAGAATGATGCACAACTTGTCTGAATTGCTCATGACCTGCAGCTCTAGTGGTGCCTGTAACTTGAAGGAGCAGGACTGTGAGGTCCTTAAAAATGTGACCAACAATCTGATTATCTTTTGTCTCGAGAATAGGCATCTAGCTACCACAAGGAATTCGAACGAGCCAAAGACCACCTTCGTGCCCGATGGAGTCTTTCTTGGCGAGTTTCCTGGAGTTCATGCG ACTCTGGTGGAGGTGAAGAGGCCAGAGCTACTTGGTGAAGTGCATGATGGTCAGGGGAAACCACTGCCAGTGTTGATTCCTCCCTTCGTTGGTAGGGAGAAAAACCACCGTGCTGTGCCTAATAATCCCGATAAAACTagttcagatttttctgttcTCATTAATCAATCAAATGTGATCAGAGATGACAAAATGATTCAG AGTGGGGTGGTGGAAGAGCAACAAGTATCTGGTGATTCAGGGAAACCCGATGGATTGAATAATAACTCAGAGCAGCATTGCAATGTGCCTGATCGGATATATGAAAGTAGCTCAGATCATACCTCCGTTAGTGTTCTTCCCAACAACATTAGAGATGATAAGATGACTCAG GCTATTAAGATGATCCTCGAGGAGAATTTCCATGAAGAGGATGAAGCTGAGCCGCAGGTTCAGCTGTTCAAGAATTTATGGCTCGAAGCAGAAGCTGCATTATGCTCCATGAATTACAGGGCCCGTTATGACCGCCTGAAGtttgaaatggaaaaatcCAAAGCACAAAATGAAAAAG CTCCATCTAAAAATACAATCGCTGTTGAGGAACTCTTGGATTCTGGGGTATCTGCCAACCTAGGCATCGATAAGAAGACAGCTGATGATGCATCAAAGAATCATGAAAATATGGATATCTCGGCTCAGAAATTCTCCCTTGAGAATGATGTCATGGCAAGATTCAATATCCTCAAAGATCGGGATAGTAAGTCTAATCTTGAAAGCGCTTTGGATGGTGAGGACCTAGCGAGTCATAAAGTTTCCTATGACCTTAATGAAGCTGATGAAGTTGCTTCGGGAACATGTGAATCACCTGCTAGCCCCGTGCCTACCATCTCACCAGTCAAAGGCTCTGCCAACCCAGCAGACAACATGGACTCCTCAATTTTTTCGAGACTTTCAATCCTGAAACAGCGGGAAGAAAATCCAAGTTTGGTAGTCAACCTTGAGCCTGACCTCTCCCAGCATAATTCTGGACGGAGCTTAGTTGGTCGGGAAGACAGCATGGGGGCTTCTGTCTGGGGGAGGTTATCGATCCTAAAACAGCGGGAAGAGCATTCAAGTTCCTCAGAGGTTGAAGTTAAGAAGCCATCTGAGGGTGTCAATCTTGAATCTTCTGTACTCTCAAGATTGAATATTCTGAAACAACGGGATGACAATTTGAGTTCCATGGGATGGGATTGCACCCCACCGGATGTTAATCTCGAATCTGTGGTGAAAAAGGATTACTTCCCCTCCATTGGGGAAACAACTGATACTAAAAAGGATTTCAGTTCAGGTTTCATCAATTATGGGGTTCCTGAGTCTCAGAGGACTGGCGGGTGTGAGAATCCAATGCATGCTGCACGCATCTGCGACTTCAGCTCGTCATCGGACTGGGAGCACGTGCTGAAGGAGGAGGTTTGA
- the LOC116203164 gene encoding peroxidase 5-like, producing the protein MMKLISPFRVVLALLLASQCVVSQLQVGFYANKCPLAEFIVKDEVKKAFFKDKGIAPGLVRVHFHDCFVRGCDGSVLIDSTPSNTAEKDSPPNNPSLRGFEVIDNAKARLEAACKGVVSCADILAFAARDSVEITGGFSYAVPAGRRDGRVSVASEALANLPPPSLNVDQLTQSFASKGFTQEEMVTLSGAHTIGRSHCTSFRNRLYSFNATMSQDPTLDPRYAATLKQQCPQNSNDPNLVVPMTLSPATTDVGYYLDILLNKGLFTSDQTLLTNSATANQVIQNARNPLLWKRNFAAAMVKMSKLNVLMGNAGEIRMNCRVIN; encoded by the exons ATGATGAAGCTAATTTCTCCATTTCGTGTAGTATTGGCACTTCTCTTGGCATCTCAATGCGTAGTGTCTCAACTTCAAGTTGGATTCTACGCGAATAAATGCCCGTTAGCCGAGTTCATTGTTAAGGATGAGGTTAAGAAAGCTTTCTTCAAGGACAAAGGCATTGCTCCCGGACTTGTGAGGGTGCACTTCCACGACTGCTTTGTCAGG GGTTGTGACGGGTCGGTCCTGATTGATTCCACTCCCTCGAACACGGCCGAGAAGGATTCTCCACCAAACAATCCCAGCCTGCGAGGATTCGAGGTCATCGACAATGCCAAGGCTCGACTAGAAGCTGCGTGCAAGGGAGTTGTCTCGTGTGCTGATATCCTAGCATTTGCAGCAAGGGACAGTGTCGAAATT ACAGGAGGCTTCAGCTATGCGGTCCCAGCAGGAAGGAGAGACGGGAGGGTATCGGTTGCATCAGAGGCATTGGCAAACTTACCTCCACCGTCTTTAAATGTCGACCAACTCACACAAAGCTTTGCCAGCAAAGGTTTCACTCAAGAAGAAATGGTCACCCTCTCtg GGGCCCATACAATTGGCCGGTCTCATTGCACTTCATTCCGCAATAGGTTGTATAGCTTCAATGCTACAATGAGCCAAGACCCGACCTTAGACCCAAGGTATGCGGCCACCTTGAAACAGCAGTGCCCGCAAAACAGTAATGACCCGAACCTCGTGGTCCCCATGACACTCAGCCCAGCAACCACCGACGTTGGATACTACCTTGACATCCTCCTTAACAAGGGACTTTTCACATCCGACCAGACCTTACTGACAAATTCCGCGACTGCTAACCAAGTAATCCAAAATGCGAGGAATCCGTTGCTCTGGAAGAGAAACTTTGCTGCTGCTATGGTGAAGATGAGCAAGCTCAATGTGTTGATGGGCAATGCTGGCGAGATACGGATGAATTGTCGGGTAATTAATTAA